Proteins from a genomic interval of Oceanispirochaeta crateris:
- a CDS encoding GNAT family N-acetyltransferase: MKSFPNIQPLTELIEDQVIRNPLLNIDTFIIPSPYIRDPDIEISREYSCVWIDEGEILGYMQVYTDRYKRNFHIYKLVTSPFGRGRGIGTAFVEYLASKIPGNGRVYLYIWEKQGDTIEFFENKGFRQGEPMVYRNLVYSHLLADKHDILVIERQKKDSLSPSASEEIGKTRHDARKTLRLMSNMVDMLSMDNADRIIEDINRETTTMVNMLNSFRDNMQILHNVNLQEVILERIVPYIEASTTPCELHLELKTRSALVPGSFINMGRALVNMVSNALDAIADTQRQGIIRISLYRIKDFIYLEVEDNGQGMAKEKLLKNSEGIPAFVGRTTKGNKTGEGLGTRQIFSTFGAGNIEVTSQLGKGTTWKIKLEKVSGFANKWYVRMDRRLNEFKVLWEKPEVYEGADRNAIIASIWQLRKMEIFLFDLILKFSKFHNIRNVYRTALSYIEGALSLEGLEKEVSVYRCEYENMKTWLLEISQEIKARKDKLNQVIKDNDYRGAMFKSYGQAYENIIIFTMDPENGDFRATDRKLAEHLDFAPYLGKEKEELLRGEFIGDMNNHDKPIFLGVWTVKSHEDLINKLKLIKKGAQKLLEMGIHPQKKLSLYQTTYMKHSEDLDTDASCTFAEMASCPDDELVKYSRDADDEFQNFIVAAD; the protein is encoded by the coding sequence GTGAAAAGCTTCCCCAACATACAACCCCTGACAGAGCTCATTGAGGACCAAGTCATACGGAATCCGCTCCTAAACATAGATACCTTCATAATTCCCTCTCCCTACATCCGCGACCCCGATATTGAGATTAGCCGGGAATACAGCTGCGTCTGGATCGATGAAGGTGAGATTTTGGGGTACATGCAGGTTTATACGGACAGATATAAACGCAATTTCCATATTTATAAACTGGTCACAAGTCCCTTCGGAAGAGGGAGAGGAATCGGCACCGCCTTTGTGGAATACCTGGCCTCAAAAATACCCGGCAATGGGAGAGTCTACCTGTACATATGGGAGAAACAGGGAGATACCATAGAGTTCTTCGAGAATAAAGGATTTCGGCAGGGTGAGCCCATGGTGTACAGGAATCTTGTATACAGCCATCTCTTAGCGGATAAACATGATATCCTGGTGATAGAGAGGCAAAAAAAGGACTCCCTCTCACCCTCGGCCAGTGAGGAGATTGGGAAAACAAGGCACGATGCCAGAAAGACACTCCGCCTCATGTCCAATATGGTGGACATGCTCTCCATGGATAATGCAGACAGAATCATCGAAGACATCAACCGTGAAACGACAACGATGGTAAACATGCTCAATTCATTCAGAGACAATATGCAGATTCTTCATAATGTGAACCTCCAGGAAGTCATACTGGAACGTATTGTTCCCTACATTGAGGCGTCCACAACTCCCTGTGAACTCCATCTTGAGCTAAAAACAAGATCGGCTCTCGTTCCAGGCTCTTTTATCAACATGGGCCGTGCCCTGGTCAATATGGTCTCCAATGCCCTGGATGCCATAGCCGACACTCAACGCCAAGGAATCATCAGGATATCCTTATACAGAATTAAAGACTTTATTTACCTGGAAGTGGAAGATAACGGTCAGGGAATGGCCAAGGAGAAACTATTAAAAAACTCCGAGGGTATTCCTGCCTTCGTTGGGAGAACGACAAAGGGAAATAAAACGGGCGAAGGCCTGGGGACCCGCCAAATTTTTTCAACCTTTGGAGCCGGGAATATAGAAGTCACCAGCCAGCTTGGAAAAGGAACGACCTGGAAAATCAAACTGGAAAAGGTTTCCGGATTTGCTAATAAATGGTACGTCCGTATGGACAGGCGCCTCAATGAGTTTAAAGTACTCTGGGAGAAACCGGAAGTATATGAAGGAGCCGACAGGAATGCCATTATCGCCTCTATCTGGCAGCTTCGAAAAATGGAAATATTCCTATTTGACCTGATCCTCAAGTTCAGCAAATTTCATAACATAAGAAATGTCTATCGAACCGCCTTATCCTATATTGAAGGAGCCCTTTCCCTGGAGGGCTTGGAAAAGGAAGTAAGTGTCTATAGATGCGAGTATGAAAATATGAAGACATGGCTACTGGAGATTTCACAGGAAATCAAAGCTAGAAAAGATAAGTTAAACCAGGTGATTAAGGATAACGATTACAGGGGGGCCATGTTTAAAAGTTATGGACAAGCCTACGAAAATATAATCATCTTCACAATGGACCCAGAAAACGGAGACTTTCGTGCCACCGACCGAAAGCTGGCAGAGCACCTTGATTTTGCCCCCTACCTTGGTAAGGAAAAAGAAGAACTCCTGCGGGGTGAGTTTATTGGTGACATGAACAACCATGACAAACCGATTTTTCTAGGTGTGTGGACTGTTAAATCCCATGAAGACCTGATCAATAAACTGAAATTGATAAAAAAAGGTGCCCAGAAGCTCTTAGAAATGGGAATCCATCCACAAAAAAAGCTATCCCTGTATCAAACAACCTATATGAAACACAGCGAAGACCTCGACACTGACGCCAGCTGCACCTTTGCAGAAATGGCATCCTGCCCGGATGATGAACTTGTCAAATATTCACGCGATGCGGATGACGAATTTCAAAACTTCATTGTCGCAGCAGATTAA
- a CDS encoding HDIG domain-containing metalloprotein has translation MQINREAALALFREFNQSESLYTHALAVEAVMRHAAELRGYDPEFWGIVGLIHDLDYEKYPQEHCVKSAEILRDRGWPEEVVHAVVSHGWGLCSDVEPVHEMEKVLYATDELTGLITATVLVRPSKSILDLEVKSVKKKWKAKGFSAGVDRAVIEKGASMLEMETGDLIAMTIEGMKTAAEEIGLAGSK, from the coding sequence ATGCAGATTAACAGAGAAGCAGCCCTCGCATTATTCAGGGAATTCAACCAGAGTGAGAGTCTTTATACCCATGCTCTGGCCGTAGAAGCGGTGATGCGCCATGCCGCGGAACTCAGAGGCTACGACCCAGAGTTCTGGGGAATTGTTGGATTGATCCACGACCTTGATTATGAAAAATATCCCCAGGAACACTGTGTAAAATCGGCAGAGATATTAAGAGACCGGGGTTGGCCGGAAGAGGTCGTTCACGCTGTGGTCTCCCATGGTTGGGGCTTATGCAGTGACGTAGAACCCGTTCATGAGATGGAAAAAGTTCTCTATGCCACTGATGAGTTGACCGGACTGATTACGGCTACGGTCCTGGTTAGACCCTCAAAAAGTATTCTGGATCTGGAAGTTAAATCTGTAAAGAAGAAATGGAAAGCCAAGGGATTCTCCGCAGGAGTAGATAGAGCCGTCATTGAAAAAGGAGCCTCAATGCTGGAGATGGAAACTGGAGATCTAATAGCCATGACCATAGAGGGGATGAAAACAGCCGCAGAAGAAATTGGTCTGGCAGGTTCGAAGTGA
- a CDS encoding sulfatase family protein has protein sequence MSPAADENARQFRSIPQKWFRRYRELYYSSISQVDYNIGRILDALEDTNQRRNTLILFVSDHGDLLGDYGTIAKGLPYDSCTRIPCILSYPELIEPGEKVHEFVDLNDIMPTILDAAGIQISYKTTKLPGESLLTDTKKKNRNLQYVEYGSGIRRWISLRTQDYKYNYYYREGREELFNLTEDPSESRNLLFSSHNAEIIEIKNQMKEKLLEQERLWGPDGCLNDDDFVVLEDSGNQAPRLPSFPVFQDQIQDEREKSSMNNFMDEVLKCIENEPLVELEQLDLEQWQKEGGFQDKKIKDLLEKEKKLKSKHTTGDKNAD, from the coding sequence TTGAGCCCCGCGGCAGATGAGAACGCCCGTCAGTTTAGGAGTATTCCCCAAAAGTGGTTCAGACGCTACAGAGAACTGTATTACAGCTCCATAAGTCAGGTCGATTACAATATTGGAAGGATATTGGATGCTCTTGAAGATACAAATCAGAGACGGAATACACTCATTCTCTTTGTGAGTGACCATGGAGACCTTCTGGGGGATTATGGAACCATTGCCAAAGGCCTGCCCTACGACAGCTGTACACGTATTCCTTGTATTCTCAGTTATCCAGAGCTGATAGAACCGGGAGAAAAGGTGCATGAGTTTGTCGATTTAAACGATATAATGCCAACCATACTGGATGCCGCAGGAATTCAAATTTCCTATAAAACCACCAAACTCCCGGGAGAAAGCCTCCTGACGGATACAAAAAAGAAAAACCGGAATTTACAATATGTGGAATATGGATCGGGCATAAGACGGTGGATATCCCTCCGGACTCAGGATTACAAATACAATTATTACTACAGGGAGGGACGTGAGGAGCTCTTCAACCTCACAGAAGATCCTTCGGAGAGCCGAAACCTGCTCTTTAGTTCTCACAATGCTGAAATTATTGAGATCAAGAATCAGATGAAAGAGAAACTCCTGGAACAGGAAAGGCTCTGGGGCCCCGATGGTTGCCTGAATGATGATGATTTTGTAGTTCTGGAAGATTCGGGGAATCAAGCTCCCCGGCTCCCGTCATTCCCGGTCTTTCAGGATCAGATTCAGGATGAGAGAGAAAAATCCAGTATGAACAATTTTATGGATGAAGTTCTTAAATGTATAGAAAATGAACCTCTTGTTGAACTGGAACAACTCGATCTGGAACAATGGCAGAAAGAGGGCGGATTTCAGGATAAGAAGATCAAAGACCTCCTTGAAAAGGAGAAAAAGCTTAAATCAAAACACACAACGGGAGATAAAAATGCAGATTAA
- a CDS encoding sulfatase-like hydrolase/transferase — protein MDSSKVEDSLSAIPYDHENNEKGEKRPNILLLMTDQQRWDTINASGADFMYTPNLDRLAASGRLYSHAFTPIPDGMPARHNLLTGLTGKIHGYQENNRTFGMPGWINTFPQLLSDHGYETVAIGKNQFIPRRRHRGYDRIHLMESNPAFREEDDYAMYLKENGWGHILNIHGCENILRYVPQSPLLPEQHQDDTWVADRALDFLETNRGRHPWLMKVSWISPRPPRTLQGALQTFTAIKNSLNS, from the coding sequence ATGGACAGTTCAAAGGTAGAAGATTCTCTATCGGCGATTCCCTATGATCATGAAAACAATGAGAAGGGTGAAAAAAGGCCAAACATCCTCTTGCTGATGACCGATCAGCAGAGATGGGATACCATAAATGCCAGCGGTGCCGACTTCATGTATACTCCTAACCTGGACCGTCTGGCAGCCTCAGGCAGGTTGTATAGCCATGCCTTCACCCCCATTCCAGACGGAATGCCTGCACGTCATAACCTTCTGACAGGACTGACAGGAAAAATCCACGGATATCAGGAAAACAATAGAACCTTCGGCATGCCCGGTTGGATCAATACATTCCCCCAGCTTCTTTCTGATCATGGGTATGAAACAGTAGCCATTGGTAAAAATCAATTCATTCCCCGGCGACGCCACAGAGGATACGACCGGATACATTTGATGGAATCAAATCCGGCATTCAGAGAAGAGGATGACTATGCCATGTATCTCAAGGAGAATGGTTGGGGACATATTCTGAACATTCACGGATGTGAAAACATTCTCCGCTACGTCCCTCAGAGTCCCCTCTTACCCGAGCAGCATCAGGATGATACCTGGGTCGCAGACAGAGCGTTGGATTTCCTGGAAACAAACAGGGGCCGCCATCCCTGGCTCATGAAGGTCAGCTGGATTTCTCCCCGCCCCCCCAGGACCCTGCAAGGCGCTTTGCAGACCTTTACAGCGATAAAGAACTCCCTGAACTCCTGA
- a CDS encoding aminotransferase class IV has translation MSIFYLDGDFVDSEKAVLSVNDMAVLRGYGIFDFMRTYNKRPFYLKEHIDRLVNSGQKVGLNLPCTKEALFDIVMETLERNDNEESNVRIVYTGGTSHDSVTPEGKGKLIVMVTPKHDLPSWWYTKGVKIITVDVERYIPEAKSTNYMNAVLTQQEAIKSNAVESVYVDRDGRVLEGTTTNIFLYLDNKWVTPGAGILPGITRSVIIELMNEQQAVELRDISREDIAKAKEIIITASNKEIVPVIQVDDIQIGDGQIGVHSAEIMKKFKEFTTRYGQEGHAERVKTAV, from the coding sequence ATGAGCATTTTTTATTTGGATGGAGATTTTGTAGATTCTGAAAAAGCTGTGCTGTCTGTTAACGACATGGCTGTGCTGAGAGGCTATGGAATCTTTGATTTTATGAGGACCTATAATAAAAGACCTTTTTACCTTAAAGAACACATTGATAGACTGGTGAATTCAGGACAGAAAGTAGGCCTGAACCTGCCTTGCACTAAAGAGGCCCTTTTTGACATTGTCATGGAAACTCTGGAACGGAATGACAATGAAGAGTCTAACGTTCGTATTGTCTACACCGGAGGAACCAGCCACGATTCTGTAACCCCGGAAGGCAAGGGTAAGCTGATTGTCATGGTAACCCCCAAACACGATCTGCCATCCTGGTGGTATACAAAGGGAGTGAAAATCATAACTGTGGATGTTGAACGCTATATCCCCGAAGCAAAGAGTACAAACTACATGAATGCAGTGCTCACACAGCAAGAAGCCATCAAATCCAACGCCGTAGAATCAGTTTATGTAGACAGAGACGGAAGAGTTCTAGAAGGAACAACAACCAATATTTTCCTTTACCTGGATAACAAATGGGTCACTCCCGGAGCAGGGATTCTTCCTGGTATCACCCGCTCCGTCATCATTGAATTGATGAATGAACAGCAGGCTGTAGAACTCCGCGATATCAGCAGAGAGGACATTGCCAAAGCAAAAGAAATTATTATTACCGCTTCAAATAAAGAAATTGTCCCTGTTATTCAGGTGGATGATATCCAAATTGGGGATGGGCAGATTGGTGTTCACAGTGCTGAAATCATGAAGAAATTCAAAGAATTTACAACACGCTATGGACAGGAAGGCCATGCGGAGAGAGTAAAAACAGCAGTTTAA
- a CDS encoding LamB/YcsF family protein codes for MKINCDIGERGSDHPVDTALMQHIDIANIACGGHAGDNASIRAFRTLADRFDVDVTAHLSYPDKQNFGRLTMNIQQEELLHSLDHQYALMADVKTVKFHGALYNDAASDASLAKLLANWLQKNSINSIVTQFDSELALACENLGISVMAEAFAERRYALNPQNGKLSLVNRSKDYASIHELDEAVQHSLKIMNDQKVTAFYETDGQVKQKEAVLMAQTICIHSDSEISLTLATALQRAFGREKSGSKK; via the coding sequence ATGAAGATTAATTGTGATATCGGAGAAAGAGGTTCTGATCATCCCGTTGATACAGCCCTGATGCAGCACATAGATATAGCCAACATAGCCTGTGGTGGCCATGCGGGAGATAACGCATCGATAAGGGCATTTAGAACCCTGGCAGATCGCTTTGATGTGGATGTAACGGCCCATCTGTCCTATCCGGACAAACAAAACTTTGGGAGACTGACCATGAACATCCAACAGGAGGAACTCCTTCACTCCCTGGATCATCAATATGCCCTCATGGCCGATGTCAAAACGGTCAAATTTCACGGAGCCCTCTACAATGACGCAGCTTCCGATGCCAGCCTGGCCAAACTGCTGGCAAACTGGCTCCAAAAGAATTCGATAAACAGCATTGTGACTCAGTTTGATTCAGAACTGGCCCTTGCCTGTGAGAATCTGGGCATCTCAGTCATGGCTGAAGCCTTTGCAGAACGCCGTTATGCCCTAAATCCTCAGAATGGTAAACTCTCTTTGGTAAACCGGAGCAAGGACTATGCATCCATCCACGAGTTGGATGAGGCGGTCCAGCACTCCTTGAAAATAATGAACGATCAGAAGGTGACAGCCTTTTATGAAACAGACGGACAGGTCAAACAGAAAGAAGCCGTTCTGATGGCCCAGACAATCTGCATCCATTCCGACTCTGAAATATCCCTCACCCTGGCGACGGCGCTCCAAAGAGCATTCGGTCGGGAAAAAAGCGGTAGTAAAAAATAA
- a CDS encoding 5-oxoprolinase subunit B family protein has protein sequence MISCYPIGDGCLCWSFGETIDEELVRKTLFIYKKFKKMDLLEKWGIHDIVPSYKSIAFHFAPSKEGLEKMERELDSAIRDYWTRLEQEKTIPSLEGKKIIFPVVYDGEDLKDVARHCRMSKEEVIRLHCEGRYMVAMVGFKPYFPYLLGLNPLLETPRLETPRTRIPAGAVAIGGGQTGVYPEESPGGWNLIGRTDPELLKQVEPGDIIIMKNVENLNED, from the coding sequence ATGATCAGCTGTTATCCCATCGGTGATGGCTGTCTCTGCTGGTCATTTGGAGAGACAATAGATGAAGAGCTTGTCCGGAAAACACTGTTTATCTACAAAAAATTTAAAAAAATGGACCTCCTTGAAAAGTGGGGAATCCATGACATAGTGCCCTCTTATAAATCCATTGCCTTTCACTTTGCCCCCTCAAAAGAGGGCTTGGAAAAAATGGAGAGAGAATTGGATTCTGCCATTCGGGATTACTGGACTCGTCTTGAGCAGGAGAAAACAATTCCGTCTCTAGAAGGGAAAAAAATCATTTTCCCCGTGGTATACGACGGTGAAGATCTGAAGGATGTAGCCCGACATTGCCGCATGAGTAAAGAGGAAGTGATACGCCTTCACTGCGAGGGTCGCTACATGGTAGCCATGGTGGGGTTTAAACCCTACTTCCCCTACCTTCTTGGGCTCAACCCTCTGTTAGAAACACCCCGGCTGGAGACTCCGAGGACCAGGATTCCCGCCGGAGCAGTCGCTATAGGAGGGGGACAGACAGGAGTCTATCCCGAAGAATCTCCGGGGGGGTGGAATCTCATTGGACGGACCGACCCAGAGCTTCTAAAACAGGTGGAACCGGGTGACATTATAATTATGAAAAATGTGGAGAATCTGAATGAAGATTAA
- a CDS encoding glutamate cyclase domain-containing protein: MKNIAQYIEQRIQQDPGNRGLANWAVQNQILPSALSLLRGDHILLATGFYILKAETIETDGPPGALILADTLVKAGKKVTILFDSHSEGIFKAGMKYIDSSVNYCSLDVEKKIDSSELFTDKTTHFIALERPGKAADGKYYNFAGRDISSYHASLDEVFTLSREKNIITIGIGDGGNELGMGLVSDAVDLHIQKKLSCRTSADYCICAGVSNWAGYGTAALISRMMEKNLMQRTEVLQNIIRDIVEAGAVDGVTGKQDITVDGLAASWESAIYNEMFLVADEVELRELAL, translated from the coding sequence ATGAAAAATATTGCCCAATATATTGAACAGCGCATACAGCAGGATCCCGGAAACAGAGGACTGGCAAACTGGGCCGTACAAAACCAAATCCTGCCCTCGGCTCTTTCTCTGCTCAGGGGAGACCATATTTTACTGGCCACAGGATTCTATATACTGAAGGCCGAAACCATCGAAACAGATGGACCTCCCGGAGCTCTTATTCTTGCAGACACACTGGTGAAAGCCGGCAAAAAAGTAACTATCCTCTTTGATAGTCATTCCGAAGGAATATTCAAGGCTGGGATGAAATACATTGACAGTTCAGTAAACTACTGCAGCCTCGATGTTGAGAAAAAGATCGACTCAAGTGAGCTGTTTACTGACAAAACAACTCATTTCATTGCTCTGGAACGGCCGGGGAAGGCTGCTGATGGAAAATACTACAATTTTGCAGGCAGAGACATAAGTTCCTACCATGCCTCATTGGATGAGGTTTTTACACTCTCCAGAGAAAAAAATATAATCACCATTGGCATTGGTGACGGGGGAAATGAGCTGGGCATGGGCCTCGTGTCAGATGCGGTAGACCTGCATATTCAAAAGAAACTGAGCTGCCGTACTTCAGCTGACTACTGCATCTGTGCCGGAGTCAGTAACTGGGCAGGATATGGCACCGCGGCCCTCATTTCACGCATGATGGAAAAGAATCTGATGCAGAGGACCGAAGTGCTTCAAAATATTATCAGAGACATCGTTGAGGCTGGTGCCGTAGACGGCGTCACCGGGAAACAGGACATCACTGTGGATGGCCTCGCCGCCTCCTGGGAAAGTGCAATTTACAATGAAATGTTTCTTGTGGCCGACGAAGTGGAACTTCGGGAGCTGGCCCTATGA
- a CDS encoding putative hydro-lyase, producing MYKTGNDIRKAIKDQTWTCPTSGEAPGFVQANLVILPRDWAYDFLLFAQRNPKPCPILEVGETGDPSTRILAENGDIRTDIPKYIVYKDGKNTGEVTDISTLWQDDFVYFLLGCSFSFEQALLSAGLEVRNITEGRNVPMYISNIMCRDAGRFKEVPMVVSMRPFTPSDAERAAEITREYPAVHGKPVQIGSPEKIGIKNLNQPDFGDAVTLREGEIPVFWACGVTPQMAVMQAKPPLVISHAPGHMFVGDLKDLDFKI from the coding sequence ATGTATAAAACAGGAAATGACATCCGAAAAGCCATCAAAGACCAAACCTGGACCTGCCCCACAAGCGGTGAAGCACCGGGTTTTGTGCAGGCAAACCTTGTGATTCTCCCCCGTGACTGGGCTTATGACTTTTTACTTTTTGCCCAGAGGAATCCCAAACCCTGTCCCATCCTCGAAGTGGGAGAGACAGGAGATCCTTCAACACGGATATTGGCCGAAAACGGAGATATCAGAACGGATATCCCCAAATACATCGTATACAAAGACGGAAAGAACACGGGAGAAGTCACAGATATTTCGACCCTTTGGCAGGATGACTTTGTTTATTTTCTATTGGGATGCAGCTTCTCCTTCGAACAGGCCCTTTTATCGGCAGGACTGGAAGTCAGAAATATAACCGAAGGTCGGAATGTTCCCATGTATATTAGCAATATCATGTGCCGTGACGCCGGCAGATTCAAAGAGGTTCCCATGGTTGTAAGCATGAGACCCTTTACACCCTCCGATGCCGAAAGAGCTGCAGAAATCACAAGAGAATACCCGGCAGTACATGGAAAACCAGTACAAATCGGATCTCCTGAAAAAATTGGTATAAAAAATCTGAACCAGCCCGATTTTGGTGATGCTGTCACCCTGCGGGAGGGAGAAATCCCTGTATTCTGGGCCTGCGGAGTCACACCTCAGATGGCTGTGATGCAGGCAAAACCACCCTTGGTGATTTCACATGCCCCCGGACATATGTTTGTGGGAGACCTCAAAGACCTGGACTTTAAAATATGA
- a CDS encoding methyl-accepting chemotaxis protein has product MKKIFLVLALLQFVSTMVLWSQDIKSGSVDLSSYPWEEGPVALNGEWELAWEKQITRPEGSGFFAEVPANWNNYKPDGESKIGSTGFGTFSLTVVLAEDSPPLALEINKLYNAYNLYINGVYSGGAGIAGTDKATTLPLYDSEIYPIPPGITRLEISIQVSNFHQYTGGFQEEIFLGEYKNIKSRWDLGRGMEMLLIGVSLALMLYYLVLYLFMREKTFLYFFIFTMTALIRSLVTESMFLQELFPFISWNVTVHLEYLTFAFLGIAMIVLLRSLYPEDVGKPPLLIFGVPSVLYGVLILCTSPLFFTSFISIQQIMLTFEILYIMYVGVLVTVRKRNSAIYTLVAVFFLLISFVNDVLNALLIIHSGAILSYGMLGFLLSMAFLLARRFTDDKKESDRLRKELEVSSKQLEDLFHEIREAGGSLSQSGEALSQSMVTADRVVDEITEHINEVNQEIVSQNQGLKETGEASALLNEFLGGLDVGIKRQSGETEKAAETISFLLEETGQLISRFKDMENSFSFLSSSSEKGEVLMEGLSQLATAISRRSENLVETNDLISGISSQTNMLAMNAAIEAAHAGEAGKGFSVVAEEIRTLAEQTALQSTESDKELKEILSEIKNMVDTSGSVETSFRDIHSGIQAFQDTIEKMKTVLDEQSTMGDAIRGSLSSVQMESDYVIRESGEIRGSSEKSQQSLDQLRTLSDRVNERVKEMLGSTEKLNSALTTARDMEQSTTRAISRLIALTKT; this is encoded by the coding sequence ATGAAAAAAATCTTCTTAGTGCTGGCTCTACTGCAATTTGTATCAACCATGGTTTTGTGGTCCCAGGATATAAAATCAGGTTCTGTTGATCTCTCATCCTATCCTTGGGAAGAAGGACCCGTTGCCTTGAATGGGGAGTGGGAACTGGCATGGGAAAAGCAGATAACAAGGCCGGAAGGTTCCGGTTTTTTTGCCGAAGTTCCTGCTAACTGGAATAATTACAAACCCGATGGAGAGTCCAAAATTGGCAGTACAGGCTTCGGAACTTTTAGTCTAACCGTTGTTTTGGCGGAGGATAGCCCTCCTTTGGCACTTGAGATCAACAAATTATACAATGCTTACAATTTATATATAAATGGAGTTTATAGCGGTGGTGCCGGTATCGCCGGTACTGATAAGGCTACAACATTACCTCTGTACGATAGCGAAATTTATCCTATTCCTCCAGGAATCACACGCTTGGAAATCAGTATACAAGTCAGTAATTTTCACCAATATACCGGAGGATTTCAGGAAGAGATTTTTCTGGGAGAATATAAAAATATTAAGAGCCGCTGGGATCTTGGGCGGGGGATGGAAATGCTCCTGATTGGGGTCTCTCTGGCTCTGATGCTTTATTATCTTGTTTTGTATCTTTTTATGAGAGAAAAGACATTTTTGTATTTTTTTATATTCACAATGACTGCTCTTATCAGGTCCCTTGTCACAGAATCCATGTTCCTTCAGGAACTTTTTCCTTTTATAAGTTGGAATGTGACAGTTCATCTGGAATACCTTACATTCGCCTTCTTGGGTATTGCCATGATCGTCCTCTTGCGCAGCCTTTACCCCGAGGATGTCGGAAAACCTCCTCTGCTTATTTTTGGTGTACCTTCCGTACTCTATGGTGTGCTGATCCTCTGTACTTCTCCTTTGTTCTTTACGTCTTTTATATCGATTCAGCAAATCATGCTCACCTTTGAAATCCTCTATATCATGTATGTAGGTGTTCTCGTAACGGTTCGAAAACGCAACAGTGCCATCTATACCCTTGTGGCTGTTTTCTTCCTTCTCATCAGCTTTGTCAATGATGTGCTTAATGCCCTGTTAATCATTCATTCGGGAGCCATCCTCAGTTATGGTATGCTTGGTTTCCTCTTGAGCATGGCTTTTCTATTAGCCAGAAGGTTCACTGATGATAAAAAGGAGAGTGATCGGCTGAGGAAGGAACTTGAGGTTTCTTCAAAGCAGCTTGAAGATTTATTCCATGAAATCAGAGAAGCAGGTGGCTCTTTATCCCAATCGGGAGAAGCCCTGAGCCAAAGCATGGTCACTGCCGACAGAGTTGTCGACGAAATCACCGAGCATATCAATGAGGTGAATCAGGAAATTGTATCCCAGAATCAGGGATTGAAAGAGACGGGTGAGGCTTCTGCCTTGTTGAATGAGTTTCTAGGTGGCCTGGATGTGGGGATCAAGAGACAATCGGGAGAAACTGAAAAGGCCGCAGAAACCATTTCGTTCCTCTTGGAAGAAACAGGACAGCTTATCAGCCGCTTTAAGGATATGGAAAATTCCTTTTCTTTTCTTTCTTCTTCCAGTGAGAAGGGCGAAGTTCTAATGGAAGGGTTGAGCCAGTTGGCAACGGCAATCAGCAGACGGTCTGAAAATCTGGTGGAAACGAATGACCTGATTTCCGGTATATCGAGCCAGACCAATATGCTGGCCATGAATGCAGCCATAGAGGCGGCTCATGCCGGAGAGGCGGGGAAGGGCTTTTCTGTTGTGGCCGAAGAGATTAGAACACTGGCAGAACAGACGGCTTTACAGTCTACCGAGTCGGATAAAGAGCTGAAGGAAATATTGTCTGAAATTAAGAATATGGTAGATACTTCTGGATCTGTAGAAACCAGTTTCAGAGATATTCATTCAGGAATTCAAGCATTTCAGGATACCATAGAGAAAATGAAAACAGTCCTGGATGAACAGAGCACTATGGGAGATGCAATCCGGGGCAGCCTTTCATCGGTACAGATGGAATCGGACTATGTTATCCGGGAATCCGGTGAAATCAGAGGTAGCAGTGAAAAGTCACAGCAGAGTCTGGATCAGCTCAGGACCTTGAGTGACAGGGTGAATGAGCGGGTGAAGGAGATGCTGGGCAGTACTGAAAAGCTCAATTCCGCATTGACCACTGCCCGGGATATGGAACAGTCCACAACCCGGGCCATTTCCCGGCTGATTGCTCTAACCAAGACTTGA